The Oscillatoria acuminata PCC 6304 genomic interval ACTTTAAGGTCAATCCCGCTTAGTCGTAGCGGGTTTATGAGTTGAAGGAGTAGGCGCGATGGAAACTTAGGATTGTCTCAGACAAACAGGCGATCGCCTCCCAAACTGTTCGCCCTAACCGTTATCTGCTAGACCCGGCAACCGGACTGAGAGGCTGATCGCCAGCAAGTCCGGACCCAACCCCCGCAATTGCGACCCCGCTAGTACAATCCTTGAACAATCTTGGCTATGGTATATCGCCTGTTCAGGTTATAGTAAAACCATAGATGGGGACCTACAAAGAAAAACGGTATTGGAGATTTGAGAATGTCTCAAAAGAACGAAACAGTCATTCTGATTGTAGCCTTACTGCTGACCGGAGGATTGGTCGCGGTCGGTTATTTTGCCTTTAGGCACTGGGAATCCCGAACATGGGCAGACCTTAGACCCTCGGTGAGTTCCCCAAGGACTAGGAATGACTCCGGACCTAGGGCGATCAGTGGTGGGGAACAGTTACTACTTTCTAGCACAAGTTCCCCCGCCAAACAGGAGGGAATAGAGGCTTTGGCAGAGGGAAATTATTTCAGGGCGGCTTCTGAGTTGGAAGCCTCCCTACAGGAAAATCGCAATGATCCTGAAGCCTTAATTTATCTGAATAATGCCCGGATTGGCGGGGGAAGGTCTTATACAATAGCGGTTTCTGTTCCCATCACTACGGCAGAAAATTCCGCCCAGGAAATTCTGCGGGGAGTGGCGCAGGCTCAAAATGAAGTGAACCAAGCGGGCGGTATTAATGGGATTCCCTTGCGGGTGGTGATTGCTGATGATGCCAACAACCCGAATCAGGCGGAACAAGTGGCGGAGTCTCTCGTGGCTGATGACGAGGTTTTGGGGGTGGTGGGACATTTTGGCAGTGATGTGACTGTGGCTGCATCCTCGGTTTATGAACAGGGACAATTGGCGGCCATTTCTCCTACGAGTACCTCGATGCAGTTATCGAGGGCGGGGGATTTCATTTTTCGGACTGTTCCTAGCGATCGCTTTACGGCTAATACCCTGGCTAAATATATGGTAGATAGCCTGAACTTGAAGCAAGCGGCGATTTTTTATAACGAAAATAGTGGTTATAGTCGTTCTCTCAAAGATGAGTTTACTACGGCTTTATATGGAGATGGCGGCACCGTGGTGGCTCAGGTTAATCTGAGTGAGGCTAATTTTAATAGTTTTGATGCGGTAGAATCAGCGACGGAACAAGGAGCAGAGGCGATCGTATTATTAGCGAATACAGAAACTATAAGTGAGGCTTTACAGGTGATGCGTGTCAATGCTAAAACTTTACCTGTGTTGGGGGGAGATAGTCTCTACAGACCTGAAGTTCTCCAGGTGGGTTCCGATAGTGAAGGCATGGTGGTGGCGATTCCTTGGCATATTCTCAACTCCACTAATTCGGCGTTTCCGGTGGCAGCGACTCAGCTATGGGGTGGTAGTATTAACTGGCGCACTACGATGGCGTATGACGCGGCTAAGGCTTTGATTGCTGGGATTTCTGTAGATTCTACCCGCCAGGGAGTGCAAAGGGTGTTATCAGAACCGGGTTTTTCGACTCAGGGGGGTAGCGGAACGATTCGGTTTTTGCCTTCTGGCGATCGCAATCAAGCCACCGAATTGGTTAAAGTTGAATCGGGAAGTCGCTCAGGATTGGGTTATGATTTTATTCCCCTGCCTTGATGGGTTAACCCGGTGCGTTTTTGGCTCTCATGAGTTAGAGCCGCACAGAGGGATTGAGAACGCTATAAAAACTCGAAACCTGTTAGCCTAATTGGGTATAATCGGGAGGAATAAAAATCGAGTTATTCTCCTTTTTAATCCTATGGCACTGGCACAAAAAGCGATCATAATTGGGGCGGGTCCAGCCGGACTGTTATTGGCTCACTATTTGTTACGTCGGGGGGATCAGTATTGCGTTGAACTCTACGAAAGACGCCCGGATCCGCGTGAAGGGGAGATGTCCCAAGGGCGGACCTTTCCGATTTCCCTTCAGGAACGGGGACGCAAGGCGATGCGAGCAATTCCGGGACTGGAGGAGGCAGTCGCCGCACAGTCGGTCTTTTGTCAGGGAAGCATGATTTATCGACCCCAGAGCAAACCGAGGCGAATTCCCCGGAAAAACAAGATTCTCTGCATCGATCGCAATCAGCTAGTCACTATCCTATTGCAGGAGTTGACCCAACGCTACAGCAGCGATCGCCTGAAAATTCAGTTTGACTCTACCTGCACTCAAGTGGATGCCACGGCTAAAACTGTCACCCTCGAATCAAATACCAAAGAACAGTTTACCACGTCTTACGATGTGCTCATTGGAGCAGATGGCGCAAAATCGCAGGTTCGGGAATTTTTAGTCCAAAATGCTGGGTTAGAGTGCAAACAGCATTATGTTCCCGATGCCTATAAGTCTTTAGGTGTGAGCCGGATTAATCCCGAGAAGGGGTTGAGTGCAGAACCGGATGTGATTCATGCCTGGACTTTGGATAATAACACTCGGTTGCTGTTAGTCCCGCAACCGGGCGATCGCTTGCAGGGAACCTTGATTTTTAAAGCAGAAAATAATCCTTTAGAAGGGTTTTCAACTCCGGAACAAGTCTTCGCCTTTTTCCAGGAAAAGTTTCCCCTTTGTGGCGAATTAATGACAATGGAAGACGCCGATACCTTACTGCAAAGGCAAGTCGCTAGAGTCTTAACGGTTCGCTGCGATCGCTTCCATGAACGAGATAATATCCTCTTAATTGGCGATGCGGCTCATGCTGTTTCTCCTTCCATTGGTCAGGGTTGCAATTCGGCTTTAGAAGATGTCTTTGTTTTGGGTCAGTTGTTAGAGCGCTATCACGATGATTGGAGTCAGATTTTACCGCAATTTTCTGAAAAAAGAGTTCCTGATGCTCATGCGTTACAGGACTTATCCGATTATTCTTTCCCTCGAAATAAGCGATTAATGTTCGAGTTCTTCTTGCGTTTACAACTGCGTCGAATGTTGCATCACTGGTTTCCCCAATGGGTAAAACCCTTTTTGTTTGATTTAGTCTTAGATAGCGATTTAAGCTATTCTGAAGTCTTGCGTCTGAATCAGGGCTGGATTAATAAAGTTAAGCGTTCTCTCTCTTAAATTGTCTACAAAAACCCCATCGGGCGAAGCCTTCCTCTAAGAAAGTGTGGGGTTGTTGCATTGCCAGCCCCAAAAGTACAGGTTAAAGAGGCAAAACTGTTTTACACTTTAATTTTCTAGGGAGAATAAGATGAAATTTCAATCGGTCTCAACTCCAGATATTTTCCAGGGTAAATTGATATATATTCAACAAGATTATGCCTTTAATTTTGTGCCTTCATCAAGATCTGGAATCACCTCCTTGGTTATTGATACTTTGCAATTGAATATTGACAATAAAGGTCGTGTTTTGGAGGTTTGGGGTTACTGCCCCTATCAATCTTGGCAGATTGCTGAAATATCTCCGCCAAATTATATACCCGGTAGGGTATTCGTTGAATTAGAAGATATTATACCGGGAGTTTCGGAACAAATAGCTGGAGTTGGAGAATGGGATATTTTTTTTAATTCAAATACCGGATGGGTATGTATAGAAAAAGAAAAACATTTACCAAGTTTTATAGCCATTGAATTTGCTTCCAATAGTGTTGCAGTCCTTGAAGAAAATTGTTTGAAAGCAATTTGGCTACATCCTGAAAACCTATGCCCTCTTTGAATGTCTAAAGTTAGAAGTTGACAGGATTGGTGTATCTATTTTTAAGTTTCTATTAACACGGGGTTAATACTTCTGTTAAAGAGGTACAGATAGCTCTTGGGAGTGCGAGCATCTTGCTCGCTCTCTATCTTCACCCAAAACCTTAACGATTTATTCTCCAGTGATGTACCATTAATTTATGATACAATCATTGATTATTATGGACTGCGATTTAAAATAGAATTTAACTTTAGAGATGCCAAACAATTTTGGGGACTAGAAGACTTTATGAATATTAAGGAGACCGGGGTGACTAATGCAGCCAATATGAGCCTTTTTTATGGTGAATTTATCCCATTATCTCTTAAAGGTTACCCAGCAGGGGCCTCTGTGCAGTGTTCGGGATCTCAAAAGTCAATTTAGAGGGTCCCGTTATGCAGAAGAAACCATAAAACTGCTTAAGGAAAAACCTGACCCAGTTTTATTGGGTCAGATTTTGAAACGCTTATCCAGTCGGTCGGCTGTATCCATCAACATTCAGAAGAGGCCAGTGACCGTTAAATTGGCGAAGGTATTGTCCATAAATTAGGGTAGACACAGGGTAGGGTCCCTAAACCGCCATGAGTTTTTCTGGGGTACTATTTTAACGAGCTTGACCCCCCTAGGTAGGGAGGGGGTCTGACCCCCTATGTGATTAGCCAACAGAATCCTCAAGGGTGGGGCTATATGGACGAAGCCCGCCTGCACGGGCTAAAACAGAAAATCGAAGTGCAGCAAGAAATTGACTGTTAACAACCGGATTTGGTATTAGATACCTCACCCTGCATCCCATGAAAAAACCCATCATCGGCATCATGGGTCCCGGTTCCAATACGACAGAACCCGACCTAGAAAACGCCTATCAACTCGGAAAACTGATCGCCGAACAGGGGTGGATTCTATTAACTGGAGGCAGAAAAGCCGGAGTCATGGATGCCGCCAGTCAAGGAGCAAAATCCGCCAATGGATTAACCCTTGGCATCCTCCCCGGCGAAGATAAAACCGACATATCCGACGCCATTGATATTGCTATCCTCACTGGCATCGGTAGCGCCCGAAATAATATTAATGTCCTCACCAGCGATGTGGTGATTGCCTGTGGAATGGGTAGCGGGACTGCTTCAGAAATTGCTCTGGCATTGAAGGCTGGGAAACAAGTCATCTTATTAAATGATAGCCGAGAAAGTCATCAGTTCTTTAGCAGTTTATCGCCGGGTC includes:
- a CDS encoding ABC transporter substrate-binding protein; this translates as MSQKNETVILIVALLLTGGLVAVGYFAFRHWESRTWADLRPSVSSPRTRNDSGPRAISGGEQLLLSSTSSPAKQEGIEALAEGNYFRAASELEASLQENRNDPEALIYLNNARIGGGRSYTIAVSVPITTAENSAQEILRGVAQAQNEVNQAGGINGIPLRVVIADDANNPNQAEQVAESLVADDEVLGVVGHFGSDVTVAASSVYEQGQLAAISPTSTSMQLSRAGDFIFRTVPSDRFTANTLAKYMVDSLNLKQAAIFYNENSGYSRSLKDEFTTALYGDGGTVVAQVNLSEANFNSFDAVESATEQGAEAIVLLANTETISEALQVMRVNAKTLPVLGGDSLYRPEVLQVGSDSEGMVVAIPWHILNSTNSAFPVAATQLWGGSINWRTTMAYDAAKALIAGISVDSTRQGVQRVLSEPGFSTQGGSGTIRFLPSGDRNQATELVKVESGSRSGLGYDFIPLP
- a CDS encoding FAD-dependent oxidoreductase; translation: MALAQKAIIIGAGPAGLLLAHYLLRRGDQYCVELYERRPDPREGEMSQGRTFPISLQERGRKAMRAIPGLEEAVAAQSVFCQGSMIYRPQSKPRRIPRKNKILCIDRNQLVTILLQELTQRYSSDRLKIQFDSTCTQVDATAKTVTLESNTKEQFTTSYDVLIGADGAKSQVREFLVQNAGLECKQHYVPDAYKSLGVSRINPEKGLSAEPDVIHAWTLDNNTRLLLVPQPGDRLQGTLIFKAENNPLEGFSTPEQVFAFFQEKFPLCGELMTMEDADTLLQRQVARVLTVRCDRFHERDNILLIGDAAHAVSPSIGQGCNSALEDVFVLGQLLERYHDDWSQILPQFSEKRVPDAHALQDLSDYSFPRNKRLMFEFFLRLQLRRMLHHWFPQWVKPFLFDLVLDSDLSYSEVLRLNQGWINKVKRSLS
- a CDS encoding TIGR00725 family protein — its product is MKKPIIGIMGPGSNTTEPDLENAYQLGKLIAEQGWILLTGGRKAGVMDAASQGAKSANGLTLGILPGEDKTDISDAIDIAILTGIGSARNNINVLTSDVVIACGMGSGTASEIALALKAGKQVILLNDSRESHQFFSSLSPGQVIIVQSPEEAISRVREIVSTR